A part of Candidatus Omnitrophota bacterium genomic DNA contains:
- a CDS encoding tetratricopeptide repeat protein → MPNYPAKLLPFYFIIAVLFLPLPGFCAQGSGLTVLQEEAISYRERGLALQQEGKIEEAFSYYQKAIVLDPSYAPAYNDTGVILETLGQPAQAKQMYLKAIELEPDYPNSYSNLALLYEGQGKYSDAVGCWVKRIKLGDPLDSWVEIAKKQIRGISLLYPEACQQFLEPLEQQQEQLDIKIKKLRNQKAALDKQKQDLIRKEQGLQAKYPQLSEQITNLESQSLDLSIRKEDIRRQLQESQGQREFFEEQQKQLEDTLKELETQKFILDKQKEGLKELPKQIAGLEAQSLDFDKRREELMFRLQENQRQLSQVSEELLRVEDRGSQLNGEFGALEKEQEELNSVLSLFRPLRESRILPSEGQTAQPERDQKGQEPFGQVEPQIETETPRLSKKEEPLEEGLLEEKNEERKQLFEKKEGQALEEDTALQAQPDNKSRALGHLELARRSFYQGQYTAALKEATVAEYLDPSDTEISDLVNTIRNKLLE, encoded by the coding sequence ATGCCAAATTACCCCGCAAAGTTGCTCCCCTTTTATTTTATTATTGCCGTGCTTTTTTTGCCCCTGCCCGGTTTCTGCGCGCAAGGCAGCGGTTTGACCGTGCTTCAGGAAGAGGCGATAAGTTATCGTGAAAGAGGCCTGGCATTACAGCAGGAAGGTAAGATAGAAGAGGCCTTCTCCTATTACCAGAAGGCGATTGTCCTTGACCCTTCTTATGCGCCAGCGTATAACGACACCGGAGTTATTCTTGAAACTCTCGGGCAGCCTGCGCAGGCAAAACAGATGTATCTTAAGGCGATAGAATTAGAACCGGATTATCCTAATAGCTATTCTAATTTGGCCCTGCTCTATGAAGGCCAAGGCAAATATAGCGATGCTGTGGGATGTTGGGTAAAAAGAATAAAGCTGGGTGATCCCTTAGACTCCTGGGTAGAAATAGCAAAGAAGCAAATCAGAGGGATTTCGCTTCTTTATCCTGAAGCCTGTCAGCAGTTCCTAGAGCCTCTTGAGCAACAACAAGAACAGCTTGATATAAAAATCAAAAAATTAAGAAATCAAAAAGCCGCCTTAGACAAACAGAAGCAGGATTTAATTCGTAAAGAACAAGGCCTTCAAGCCAAATATCCGCAGCTTTCAGAACAAATAACTAACTTAGAATCTCAATCTTTAGATTTAAGCATCCGTAAAGAAGATATTAGGCGCCAGCTTCAGGAGAGCCAGGGCCAGAGAGAGTTCTTTGAAGAGCAGCAAAAACAACTTGAGGATACGCTTAAAGAATTAGAGACCCAGAAATTCATTTTAGACAAACAGAAAGAGGGCCTTAAGGAACTTCCAAAGCAAATAGCCGGCTTGGAGGCCCAATCTTTAGACTTTGACAAACGAAGAGAGGAATTGATGTTTCGACTTCAAGAAAATCAACGGCAACTCTCGCAGGTCTCTGAAGAATTGCTCCGGGTTGAAGATAGGGGCAGCCAGCTGAACGGAGAATTTGGGGCCTTGGAAAAAGAACAGGAAGAATTGAATTCTGTGCTCTCTTTATTTAGGCCCTTGAGAGAAAGCCGGATTCTTCCGTCTGAAGGGCAAACCGCGCAACCTGAAAGAGATCAAAAGGGGCAGGAGCCCTTTGGCCAGGTTGAGCCTCAAATAGAAACAGAAACGCCCCGGCTCAGCAAAAAAGAGGAGCCTCTTGAAGAAGGATTATTAGAGGAAAAGAACGAGGAAAGAAAACAATTATTTGAAAAAAAAGAAGGGCAGGCATTAGAAGAAGATACTGCCTTGCAGGCTCAACCAGATAATAAAAGCCGCGCCTTAGGGCATTTAGAACTCGCCAGGCGGAGTTTTTATCAGGGCCAATACACCGCGGCTTTAAAAGAAGCCACTGTGGCGGAATATCTGGACCCTTCCGATACAGAAATCAGCGACCTGGTAAATACGATCCGTAATAAACTTTTAGAATGA
- the acsB gene encoding acetyl-CoA decarbonylase/synthase complex subunit alpha/beta, with amino-acid sequence MSKVVATSVIKGAHEIFKEASSFLDKAIKEKGPSQKIDFPETAFYLPLANALLGAKVETLKEALPILEHAKSLLPKPPSDKVWLPYLGDALNAGMSALFCEEIIVALRYLYSEEPQKDCNGFFTDTIMRSLGIQLVDGRMPGFAAILGAAPDNKTAVDIIRQLQQRNILIFVGSSVKGRSIIDQLLEENVQMGWDNYIVPYGRDTISAIYPLNWAIRSALTFGGIKPGQAQKCLMYTKERVFAFGLVLGELDDIKYATGAGAINMGFPIIADTDIPEIKPSGITVYEALVKELDYKKIVPRCIEVRGVKVKITSIPIPVAYAAAFEGERVRKEQLYVEFGGKASHAFEYLTTKKLDEVEDGKVELIGEDIDRMEKDKKAMPLAIVVEVAGRKMQKDFEPILERQIHRFVNYAMGLMHIGQRDMNWIRISNDAFNKGFRLKHIGVILHAMLHQEYSAILDKVQVKIYTKSADVEKLLPQAKKVFDERDERISGMTDESVDTFYSCTLCQSFAPNHVCIITPERLGLCGAYSWLDGKASYEIVPTGPNQPVLKGELLDEKLGQWKNINEFVNQKSNKAIEKVSMYSLMDSPQSSCGCFECIVAIIPEANGVMAVHRDYPGMTPCGMTFTTLAGSVGGGVQTPGFLGVGKLYIVSKKFISAEGALKRLVWMPKELKELLGDKLKKRAQDLGEPDLIDKIADETIATTQEELLVFLQKVHHPVLDLPPLM; translated from the coding sequence ATGTCTAAGGTTGTAGCTACTTCGGTTATAAAGGGCGCGCATGAAATTTTTAAAGAGGCCTCAAGTTTTTTAGACAAGGCCATCAAAGAAAAAGGGCCTAGTCAGAAAATCGATTTTCCCGAAACGGCATTCTATCTGCCTTTAGCTAATGCACTCCTGGGCGCGAAGGTTGAGACCTTAAAGGAGGCATTACCTATTTTAGAACATGCTAAGTCCCTTTTACCTAAACCGCCGTCGGATAAAGTCTGGCTTCCCTACCTTGGGGATGCCTTGAATGCGGGTATGTCGGCATTATTCTGCGAAGAAATTATTGTGGCGCTACGCTATCTTTACAGCGAAGAGCCGCAAAAGGATTGTAACGGTTTCTTTACGGATACGATTATGCGTTCCCTGGGGATACAACTGGTAGACGGCCGTATGCCGGGGTTTGCGGCGATACTGGGGGCTGCCCCGGATAATAAAACAGCAGTGGATATTATACGGCAGCTGCAACAGAGGAATATCCTGATTTTTGTCGGTTCTTCCGTCAAGGGACGCTCCATCATCGACCAGCTCTTGGAAGAAAACGTGCAGATGGGCTGGGATAATTATATTGTCCCTTACGGCCGCGATACCATTTCTGCGATATATCCCTTGAACTGGGCCATACGCTCCGCTTTGACCTTCGGCGGGATTAAGCCCGGCCAGGCACAAAAGTGCCTGATGTATACCAAAGAGCGCGTCTTTGCCTTCGGGCTGGTCTTAGGCGAACTTGATGATATAAAGTATGCTACCGGCGCCGGGGCAATTAATATGGGTTTCCCCATCATTGCCGATACGGATATCCCGGAAATAAAACCCTCGGGGATTACGGTTTATGAGGCGTTGGTAAAGGAATTAGATTATAAAAAGATTGTGCCGCGTTGCATAGAGGTAAGGGGCGTTAAAGTGAAGATTACCTCTATACCCATACCGGTTGCTTATGCCGCGGCATTTGAGGGTGAACGCGTCAGGAAAGAACAATTGTATGTTGAATTCGGCGGTAAGGCTAGCCATGCCTTTGAATACCTAACGACCAAAAAGTTAGATGAAGTTGAAGACGGCAAGGTAGAGCTTATTGGCGAGGATATCGACCGGATGGAGAAAGATAAAAAGGCCATGCCCCTGGCGATTGTGGTGGAAGTAGCCGGCCGCAAAATGCAAAAAGACTTCGAACCCATATTAGAGCGCCAGATCCACCGCTTTGTTAATTATGCCATGGGCCTGATGCATATAGGCCAGAGGGATATGAACTGGATCAGGATATCCAACGATGCCTTTAATAAGGGTTTCCGGCTTAAGCATATCGGCGTAATTTTACATGCCATGCTGCACCAGGAATACAGCGCCATCCTGGACAAGGTACAGGTGAAAATATATACTAAATCAGCGGATGTGGAAAAATTATTACCTCAAGCCAAGAAGGTTTTTGATGAGCGCGATGAGCGTATTAGCGGCATGACTGATGAGAGCGTAGATACGTTTTACAGCTGCACGCTCTGTCAGAGTTTTGCCCCTAATCATGTCTGTATTATTACCCCCGAGCGCCTCGGGTTATGCGGGGCATATTCCTGGCTTGACGGCAAGGCCTCTTACGAGATTGTCCCGACGGGGCCAAACCAGCCTGTGCTAAAGGGTGAACTGCTCGATGAGAAATTGGGGCAGTGGAAAAATATAAATGAATTCGTAAACCAGAAATCCAATAAGGCCATCGAAAAGGTAAGTATGTATTCCCTGATGGATTCTCCGCAATCGTCTTGCGGCTGTTTTGAGTGTATCGTGGCGATTATCCCGGAAGCAAACGGGGTGATGGCCGTGCACAGGGATTATCCTGGGATGACCCCCTGCGGCATGACCTTCACTACCTTAGCCGGTTCAGTAGGCGGAGGCGTGCAGACCCCGGGTTTCTTAGGCGTGGGTAAGCTTTATATAGTGAGCAAGAAGTTTATTTCAGCCGAAGGCGCATTAAAGCGCTTAGTTTGGATGCCTAAAGAGTTAAAAGAGTTGTTGGGGGATAAGTTAAAAAAACGCGCTCAAGATTTAGGCGAACCTGATTTAATTGATAAGATCGCCGATGAAACAATAGCTACGACGCAAGAAGAGCTGTTGGTTTTTTTGCAGAAGGTGCACCATCCTGTCCTGGATTTGCCGCCGTTGATGTAA
- a CDS encoding FAD-dependent oxidoreductase: MKQYVIIGNSAAGISAAEAIRKNDVAAKILIFSDEDYPAYCRCLISYYLAGDVKEEKILYRPEDFYRENNIELFLNKKVARIDPKKSRITLEDKTQVSYDTLLIATGASPKLPETKGIKKRGVFGLRTIKDAKEISGLLPITKAACVLGGGLVGLKAAYALKKRNVGVKVVIKSRQVLSQMLDSEAAGFVQKRLEENGIEFILGEDVAEIIGNGDIKAIKLGSGKAFETSLVVVGKGVTPNMDPIKETEIKFNEGIITNNLLQANIANIYAAGDCAESFDLTLGGLCVNALWPVAVEQGRVAGANIAGGNLNYAGSLGMNSIEFFGLPAVSLGIYKVKDGEAGFEELKLHDTKANLYKKIILKDNFAVGAILVGDIKNSGVLLRLIRERIEVSSFKDKLLRENFGYPDIMALVKDKEHLYV; the protein is encoded by the coding sequence ATGAAACAATACGTTATAATCGGCAATTCGGCAGCAGGCATAAGCGCGGCTGAGGCAATAAGAAAAAATGACGTAGCCGCTAAAATCCTCATTTTTTCCGATGAGGATTATCCTGCCTATTGCCGTTGCCTTATCTCTTATTATTTAGCCGGCGACGTAAAAGAAGAAAAGATTTTATACCGGCCGGAAGATTTCTACCGCGAAAATAATATTGAGTTATTTTTGAATAAGAAAGTAGCGCGCATTGACCCTAAGAAGAGCCGTATAACTTTAGAAGATAAGACTCAGGTCAGTTACGACACCTTGCTTATAGCCACAGGCGCTTCGCCAAAATTACCCGAGACAAAAGGTATTAAGAAAAGGGGCGTATTTGGCCTGCGCACTATAAAAGACGCGAAAGAAATCTCCGGCCTCCTGCCAATAACCAAGGCAGCCTGTGTTTTGGGCGGCGGCCTCGTCGGGCTTAAAGCCGCGTATGCTTTAAAAAAGAGGAATGTCGGCGTAAAAGTAGTGATTAAGTCCAGGCAGGTATTATCGCAGATGCTGGATTCTGAGGCAGCCGGTTTTGTGCAGAAAAGATTAGAGGAGAACGGTATTGAATTCATTTTAGGTGAGGATGTAGCAGAGATTATCGGTAACGGCGACATAAAGGCGATTAAGCTTGGTTCGGGCAAGGCCTTTGAAACCTCGCTGGTCGTCGTAGGTAAGGGCGTTACCCCGAATATGGACCCCATCAAGGAAACAGAGATAAAATTTAACGAAGGCATAATTACCAATAATCTTTTACAGGCTAACATAGCTAATATTTACGCTGCCGGTGATTGCGCGGAGAGTTTTGATCTAACTTTGGGCGGGCTTTGCGTGAATGCCCTTTGGCCGGTGGCAGTGGAACAGGGCAGGGTTGCCGGTGCGAATATAGCCGGAGGAAATTTGAATTACGCGGGTTCTCTGGGCATGAATTCCATAGAATTTTTTGGCCTGCCTGCGGTATCTTTGGGTATATATAAAGTAAAAGACGGCGAGGCCGGTTTTGAAGAACTAAAACTCCATGATACAAAGGCAAATCTTTACAAAAAGATAATCTTAAAAGATAATTTTGCGGTGGGGGCAATATTGGTAGGCGATATTAAGAATAGCGGCGTCCTCTTGAGATTGATTAGAGAGCGCATAGAGGTATCGTCTTTTAAGGATAAGTTACTCCGGGAGAATTTCGGTTACCCTGATATTATGGCTTTAGTTAAAGATAAGGAGCACTTATATGTCTAA
- a CDS encoding 4Fe-4S dicluster domain-containing protein — protein MKQLYYDVKKCLGCKSCEIACAVAHSLTGDLFKAFKEEVLSLPRKKVLASKDKNYPVSCRHCKDPVCVDACMAAALVYDKEKGMVLHDDKRCVGCWMCVMVCPYGAIRPNIKTKLPLRCDKCKDKDEPSCVKACPTGAIIWQEELSLKV, from the coding sequence ATGAAGCAGTTATATTATGATGTAAAAAAATGCCTGGGTTGTAAATCCTGCGAGATCGCCTGTGCCGTGGCGCATTCTCTTACGGGCGATTTATTTAAGGCGTTTAAAGAAGAAGTTTTATCCCTGCCCAGGAAAAAAGTTTTAGCCTCAAAAGATAAGAACTATCCGGTTTCCTGTCGGCATTGTAAAGACCCCGTCTGCGTAGATGCCTGTATGGCTGCGGCCTTGGTTTATGATAAAGAAAAAGGCATGGTCCTGCATGACGATAAGCGCTGCGTAGGATGCTGGATGTGCGTGATGGTTTGTCCCTACGGCGCTATCAGGCCGAATATAAAGACAAAGTTACCCTTACGCTGTGATAAATGTAAGGATAAAGATGAACCGAGTTGTGTTAAGGCCTGCCCTACGGGTGCGATTATCTGGCAAGAGGAACTTAGTTTGAAAGTTTAA
- the cooS gene encoding anaerobic carbon-monoxide dehydrogenase catalytic subunit, whose amino-acid sequence MNNNIKTKSVDPASQKMIEQAGLDNIEIVWDRYEIMQPQCGFGQLGICCRICNMGPCRIDPFGEGAKKGVCGASADTIVARNLLRMIASGAAAHSDHGRDIAEALLLASEGKAHDYKISNPVKLKEVAFLYGIKVEGKKDLEIAGEVAAKALHEFGQQEDELRFISRAPKKTQDAWRKLGVVPRGIDREIVECMHRTHMGVDNDYKNIIMHGLRTALSDGWGGSMIATELSDILFGAPIPIKSKVNLGVLKENYVNVVVHGHEPTLSDVIVQAGQDPELIKLAKAKGAEGINIVGMCCTANEILMRHGIHVAGNFLQQELAILTGAVELMMVDVQCIMPALAEVANCFHTQLITTSPKAKFPGVTHIEFKQEKAFEICKLILKKAVDNFENRNKARVVIPEESMDLIAGFTAEDIPYIIGGEYRSTWKPVNEGIISGRLRGIAGVVGCNNPNVPHDLGHTAMVKELLKNNVLVVVTGCSAIANAKIGLLKPESAFEFAGKGLQEICEAVGIPPVLHVGSCVDNSRILIACSKIIEEGGLGEKISDLPVAGAAPEWMSEKAVSIGFYFVASGVFTVFGTPQPVLGSQKVTDFITGDLQDLVGGKFAFEVDPIKAAHLMIEHIDKKRKDLKLKPVMYE is encoded by the coding sequence GTGAATAATAACATAAAAACAAAATCAGTAGATCCTGCCAGCCAAAAGATGATTGAGCAGGCAGGGCTTGATAACATTGAGATTGTTTGGGACCGTTATGAGATTATGCAGCCGCAGTGCGGATTTGGCCAATTAGGTATCTGTTGCCGTATATGTAACATGGGCCCCTGTCGGATTGATCCATTCGGAGAAGGCGCGAAAAAGGGAGTCTGCGGCGCAAGCGCCGATACTATTGTTGCCCGCAATCTTTTAAGAATGATTGCTTCAGGCGCGGCTGCCCACTCTGATCACGGAAGAGACATTGCCGAGGCTTTACTTTTGGCCTCAGAGGGCAAGGCCCATGATTATAAAATAAGTAATCCGGTCAAGTTAAAAGAAGTAGCTTTTCTTTATGGAATAAAGGTTGAGGGTAAAAAAGATTTAGAGATTGCAGGTGAGGTGGCAGCAAAGGCATTACATGAATTTGGTCAGCAAGAAGATGAGCTTCGCTTTATTTCGCGCGCCCCCAAAAAGACCCAGGATGCCTGGAGAAAATTAGGGGTTGTGCCGCGGGGTATTGACCGCGAAATTGTTGAATGTATGCACCGCACGCATATGGGGGTAGATAACGATTATAAGAATATTATCATGCATGGCTTGCGTACCGCCCTATCTGATGGCTGGGGCGGCTCAATGATTGCCACGGAATTAAGCGATATTCTGTTCGGAGCGCCCATTCCCATTAAATCAAAAGTTAATTTGGGGGTTTTAAAAGAAAATTACGTCAATGTAGTTGTCCACGGGCATGAACCTACTCTTTCTGATGTGATTGTCCAGGCAGGCCAGGATCCGGAACTAATCAAATTGGCCAAGGCAAAGGGCGCAGAAGGCATTAATATTGTGGGTATGTGTTGTACGGCTAATGAGATTCTTATGCGCCACGGGATCCATGTGGCAGGAAATTTTCTTCAACAGGAATTAGCCATCCTTACCGGAGCGGTGGAATTGATGATGGTTGACGTTCAATGCATTATGCCGGCGTTAGCCGAGGTTGCCAATTGTTTCCATACGCAATTGATCACCACAAGCCCCAAGGCTAAATTTCCCGGTGTTACCCATATTGAATTTAAACAAGAGAAGGCATTTGAAATCTGTAAATTAATCCTCAAGAAGGCAGTTGATAATTTTGAGAATAGGAATAAAGCCAGGGTGGTCATCCCTGAGGAATCAATGGATTTAATTGCCGGATTTACCGCTGAAGATATTCCTTATATTATTGGCGGAGAATATCGTTCTACCTGGAAACCGGTAAATGAGGGTATAATTTCAGGGAGATTGCGCGGGATAGCCGGAGTGGTTGGCTGCAATAATCCTAATGTGCCCCATGACCTTGGCCATACGGCAATGGTAAAGGAGCTGCTCAAGAATAATGTCTTGGTGGTAGTGACTGGTTGTTCAGCCATTGCTAACGCAAAGATAGGATTATTGAAGCCGGAATCAGCATTTGAATTTGCCGGCAAGGGGTTACAGGAGATTTGCGAGGCAGTAGGGATTCCTCCGGTCTTGCATGTAGGAAGTTGTGTAGATAATTCCAGGATTTTAATTGCCTGCTCCAAGATTATTGAAGAAGGTGGCTTGGGTGAGAAGATTAGCGACCTGCCGGTAGCAGGAGCAGCGCCAGAATGGATGAGCGAGAAGGCAGTTTCTATTGGTTTTTATTTTGTGGCCAGCGGCGTATTCACTGTTTTTGGCACGCCTCAACCGGTTCTAGGAAGTCAGAAAGTAACCGATTTTATTACCGGAGACCTCCAGGACTTAGTGGGAGGAAAATTTGCTTTTGAGGTTGATCCCATAAAAGCCGCACATCTGATGATTGAACATATTGATAAGAAAAGAAAAGATTTGAAGCTCAAGCCGGTAATGTATGAATGA
- a CDS encoding methylenetetrahydrofolate reductase, producing the protein MTFKEKLESGKFLVTSEIGPPKGIETKILLEDAELIRGRVDAINVTDLQSSVMRLGSLAVSSLLKQKGFEPIFQVTCRDRNRLALQSDILSAAALGIENLLILTGDHTTLGDHPEAKPVFDLDSVQLLGVVKKLQEGSDMKGNKLEGQPPKFCVGAVVNPGADPIEPQILKMEKKIEAGAEFFQTQAVYDIKVFENFLNKIKHLKTTILAGIVLLKSAGMAKYMNENVAGVTVPQNLIDEMSSAPKEERAKRSIEIAVRLIKELKPMCHGIHIMPIGWDKKVPLVLDAAGL; encoded by the coding sequence ATGACTTTCAAAGAAAAATTAGAGTCTGGGAAGTTTTTGGTGACTTCGGAGATTGGGCCGCCGAAGGGGATTGAGACCAAGATTCTTCTGGAGGACGCTGAACTCATCCGCGGCCGCGTAGATGCTATAAACGTCACGGACTTACAAAGCTCGGTGATGCGCCTGGGGTCTTTAGCCGTTTCTAGTTTATTAAAACAGAAGGGGTTTGAGCCGATATTCCAGGTGACCTGCCGCGACAGGAATCGCCTTGCGCTTCAGTCGGATATCTTATCCGCCGCCGCCTTGGGCATAGAAAATTTACTTATTTTAACCGGCGACCATACTACTTTAGGCGACCACCCGGAAGCAAAACCCGTATTTGATTTGGATTCCGTGCAATTATTAGGCGTAGTGAAGAAACTTCAGGAAGGTTCTGATATGAAAGGGAATAAATTGGAAGGCCAGCCGCCTAAATTTTGCGTCGGTGCTGTGGTTAACCCCGGGGCAGACCCCATAGAGCCGCAGATCCTGAAGATGGAAAAGAAGATAGAAGCTGGCGCAGAATTCTTTCAGACCCAAGCAGTTTATGATATAAAAGTCTTTGAGAATTTTTTAAATAAAATAAAGCACCTTAAGACAACCATATTGGCAGGTATCGTTTTATTGAAATCCGCGGGTATGGCAAAGTATATGAATGAGAATGTTGCCGGGGTTACTGTCCCGCAGAACCTGATAGATGAAATGAGCTCAGCGCCTAAAGAAGAGAGAGCGAAGAGGTCTATAGAGATAGCCGTACGATTAATAAAAGAATTAAAACCAATGTGTCATGGAATTCATATCATGCCCATTGGCTGGGATAAGAAGGTCCCTTTGGTATTGGATGCAGCAGGACTATAG
- a CDS encoding bifunctional 5,10-methylenetetrahydrofolate dehydrogenase/5,10-methenyltetrahydrofolate cyclohydrolase, which yields MAKLLEGKPLAEKIKEGIKQEIVSLKNKPVLASIQVGDNAGAEAYAKSQKKNAEGLGIEYQFHKLSADTTEVSLTEFIWKLNIDKSINGIIIQMPLPPQIDYKKISQYISPDKDVEGMHPANIGKIVFGQAKILPCTPAAVMELLKETGLDLYGKEVVVVGHSEIVGKPLSLLLLDKFATVTVCHIGTSKAEKLEEHVNKAEVLIVAVGRAGLIKGEWIKEGAVVIDVGINRVADKIVGDVEFEAAEKRASYITPVPGGVGPLTVTMLMRNVVEAAKLQQE from the coding sequence TTGGCAAAATTATTAGAGGGTAAGCCGTTAGCAGAGAAGATAAAAGAAGGGATCAAACAAGAGATAGTTTCTTTAAAGAATAAGCCGGTTTTAGCCAGTATCCAGGTAGGGGATAACGCCGGTGCCGAGGCCTACGCAAAGTCTCAGAAAAAAAACGCAGAGGGCTTAGGCATAGAATATCAATTCCATAAGTTAAGCGCGGATACTACTGAGGTTTCCCTTACTGAATTTATCTGGAAATTAAATATAGATAAGTCTATTAACGGTATTATTATCCAGATGCCGCTTCCGCCCCAAATAGATTATAAAAAAATCAGCCAGTATATTTCACCGGATAAAGATGTGGAGGGAATGCACCCGGCGAATATTGGTAAGATTGTTTTTGGCCAGGCGAAGATATTGCCTTGTACCCCGGCAGCGGTAATGGAGCTATTGAAAGAAACAGGGTTGGATTTATACGGTAAGGAAGTGGTAGTCGTAGGCCACAGCGAAATCGTGGGTAAGCCGCTTTCACTTTTATTATTGGATAAATTTGCTACGGTTACGGTCTGCCATATCGGCACGTCAAAGGCAGAAAAATTAGAGGAGCACGTCAATAAGGCCGAAGTTTTGATTGTGGCAGTAGGCAGGGCCGGGCTCATTAAAGGCGAATGGATTAAAGAGGGCGCAGTGGTGATTGATGTGGGGATAAACCGCGTGGCTGATAAAATCGTCGGCGATGTGGAATTTGAGGCTGCAGAAAAACGCGCATCCTATATTACCCCGGTTCCCGGCGGTGTCGGCCCCCTGACCGTTACTATGCTGATGCGTAACGTCGTCGAAGCAGCAAAGTTACAACAAGAATAG
- a CDS encoding cyclodeaminase/cyclohydrolase family protein — protein MNYKDLSLKRYLNDLSAKLPAPGGGSAAALNAGLGASLISMVVNFTLGKPKYAKYEDALKKIIEKSEKLREEFLNLVDLDVVAYQSKNIRDALDVPFMIARLSYEGIKLCPPLITKGNLNLISDVAVAAILLEAAFASAYFNVEINLKMLGDKKLATAVRKELIQKEKTVKRIRQEMEEKVGKIIRG, from the coding sequence ATGAACTATAAAGACCTGAGCCTGAAAAGATACTTAAACGATCTATCCGCTAAACTTCCCGCTCCCGGAGGCGGTTCTGCCGCCGCATTGAACGCCGGCCTGGGCGCATCTTTAATCAGTATGGTGGTAAATTTTACCTTAGGAAAACCCAAATATGCCAAATATGAAGACGCGTTAAAGAAGATAATAGAGAAATCCGAAAAATTAAGAGAGGAATTTTTAAATTTAGTAGATTTAGACGTTGTCGCCTATCAGAGTAAAAATATCCGGGATGCCCTGGATGTTCCTTTTATGATAGCGCGGCTTTCTTATGAAGGGATAAAATTATGCCCGCCCCTGATTACCAAAGGCAACCTTAACCTTATCAGCGACGTGGCAGTGGCGGCAATTCTTTTAGAGGCAGCCTTTGCTTCGGCGTATTTTAATGTCGAGATAAACCTAAAGATGCTGGGCGATAAAAAGCTGGCTACTGCCGTGAGAAAAGAATTAATCCAGAAAGAAAAGACCGTAAAAAGGATAAGACAGGAGATGGAGGAGAAAGTTGGCAAAATTATTAGAGGGTAA